From the Primulina tabacum isolate GXHZ01 chromosome 3, ASM2559414v2, whole genome shotgun sequence genome, one window contains:
- the LOC142540870 gene encoding bifunctional riboflavin kinase/FMN phosphatase isoform X1 — protein MLCGANRVRVSNVCFVKHRTLHTLHTRCLKRELSMTNSFRKLVSCVILDLDGTLLNTDCIVSDVLRVYLVKHGKQWDGRRAHRIVGKTPYEAAAAVVEDYELSISADELLSETSPIFSDQWCKIKAQPGANRLIKYLKSNGVPLVLASNSPKANIEAKISHHQGWKESFSFIIGGDEVKSGKPSPEIYIEAAERLKMDPSSCLVIEDSLPGVIAGKEAGMEVVAVPSLPKQSQLFTSADEVINSLLDFRPEKWGLPAFEDWVEGTLPIEPWYIGGPVIKGFGRGSKVLGIPTANLSTEGYSALLSDHPSGVYFGWARLATRGVYKMVMSIGWNPYFNNTEKTIEPWLLHDFNKDFYGEDLQLVIVGYVRPEANFPSLETLIAKIYEDREIAERALDLPLYLKYKEDAYLKKSLQHSC, from the exons ATGCTCTGTGGTGCTAATCGTGTTCGAGTTTCTAATGTCTGCTTTGTCAAACATAGAACGTTGCATACTTTGCACACAAGGT GTTTAAAGCGCGAACTGTCGATGACAAATTCTTTCAGGAAGCTTGTGTCTTGTGTTATTCTAGATTTGGATGGAACACTTCTAAATACAG ATTGCATTGTGAGTGATGTTTTGAGGGTTTACTTGGTTAAACATGGGAAGCAGTGGGATGGAAGAAGAGCTCATAGAATTGTAGGAAAGACACCCTATGAAGCTGCTGCCGCTGTTGTTGAAGATTACGAACTTTCCATATCCGCAGATGAACTTTTATCAGAAACTTCTCCAATTTTCTCTGATCA ATGGTGCAAGATTAAAGCTCAACCTGGTGCCAACAgattaatcaaatatttaaaaagtaATGGGGTGCCATTGGTCCTGGCTTCAAATTCTCCAAAGGCAAATATTGAAGCCAAGATATCTCACCAccagg gTTGGAAAGAATCATTCTCTTTTATCATAGGAGGTGATGAAGTCAAGAGTGGGAAGCCATCTCCTGAAAT ATATATTGAAGCAGCTGAAAGACTTAAGATGGATCCTTCCAGCTGTCTCGTAATTGAAGATTCATT GCCCGGCGTTATTGCTGGTAAGGAGGCTGGAATGGAAGTGGTTGCTGTCCCATCCCTCCCTAAACAGTCTCAACTTTTCACCTCAGCCGATGAGGTCATCAATTCTCTGCTAGATTTTCGACCAGAAAAGTGGGGCCTGCCTGCATTTGAAGACT GGGTTGAAGGTACTTTACCAATAGAACCTTGGTACATTGGCGGTCCTGTCATCAAAGGATTTGGCCGTGGCTCAAAGGTCCTTGGAATCCCTACAG CTAATTTGTCCACGGAAGGCTACTCGGCTCTACTTTCTGATCATCCTTCAGGAGTTTATTTTGGTTGGGCCCGTTTAGCCACCCGAGGTGTTTATAAGATGGTCATGAGCATTGGTTGGAATCCTTACTTCAACAATACCGAGAAAACCATA GAGCCATGGCTGCTTCATGATTTCAACAAGGACTTCTACGGAGAGGACTTGCAACTTGTTATTGTCGGCTATGTAAGGCCCGAG GCCAATTTCCCGTCACTCGAAACCCTGATAGCAAAGATTTACGAGGACAGAGAAATCGCAGAGAGAGCTCTCGATCTTCCCCTTTATTTAAAGTACAAGGAGGATGCATACTTGAAGAAAAGTTTGCAACACAGCTGCTAA
- the LOC142540870 gene encoding bifunctional riboflavin kinase/FMN phosphatase isoform X2, with translation MTNSFRKLVSCVILDLDGTLLNTDCIVSDVLRVYLVKHGKQWDGRRAHRIVGKTPYEAAAAVVEDYELSISADELLSETSPIFSDQWCKIKAQPGANRLIKYLKSNGVPLVLASNSPKANIEAKISHHQGWKESFSFIIGGDEVKSGKPSPEIYIEAAERLKMDPSSCLVIEDSLPGVIAGKEAGMEVVAVPSLPKQSQLFTSADEVINSLLDFRPEKWGLPAFEDWVEGTLPIEPWYIGGPVIKGFGRGSKVLGIPTANLSTEGYSALLSDHPSGVYFGWARLATRGVYKMVMSIGWNPYFNNTEKTIEPWLLHDFNKDFYGEDLQLVIVGYVRPEANFPSLETLIAKIYEDREIAERALDLPLYLKYKEDAYLKKSLQHSC, from the exons ATGACAAATTCTTTCAGGAAGCTTGTGTCTTGTGTTATTCTAGATTTGGATGGAACACTTCTAAATACAG ATTGCATTGTGAGTGATGTTTTGAGGGTTTACTTGGTTAAACATGGGAAGCAGTGGGATGGAAGAAGAGCTCATAGAATTGTAGGAAAGACACCCTATGAAGCTGCTGCCGCTGTTGTTGAAGATTACGAACTTTCCATATCCGCAGATGAACTTTTATCAGAAACTTCTCCAATTTTCTCTGATCA ATGGTGCAAGATTAAAGCTCAACCTGGTGCCAACAgattaatcaaatatttaaaaagtaATGGGGTGCCATTGGTCCTGGCTTCAAATTCTCCAAAGGCAAATATTGAAGCCAAGATATCTCACCAccagg gTTGGAAAGAATCATTCTCTTTTATCATAGGAGGTGATGAAGTCAAGAGTGGGAAGCCATCTCCTGAAAT ATATATTGAAGCAGCTGAAAGACTTAAGATGGATCCTTCCAGCTGTCTCGTAATTGAAGATTCATT GCCCGGCGTTATTGCTGGTAAGGAGGCTGGAATGGAAGTGGTTGCTGTCCCATCCCTCCCTAAACAGTCTCAACTTTTCACCTCAGCCGATGAGGTCATCAATTCTCTGCTAGATTTTCGACCAGAAAAGTGGGGCCTGCCTGCATTTGAAGACT GGGTTGAAGGTACTTTACCAATAGAACCTTGGTACATTGGCGGTCCTGTCATCAAAGGATTTGGCCGTGGCTCAAAGGTCCTTGGAATCCCTACAG CTAATTTGTCCACGGAAGGCTACTCGGCTCTACTTTCTGATCATCCTTCAGGAGTTTATTTTGGTTGGGCCCGTTTAGCCACCCGAGGTGTTTATAAGATGGTCATGAGCATTGGTTGGAATCCTTACTTCAACAATACCGAGAAAACCATA GAGCCATGGCTGCTTCATGATTTCAACAAGGACTTCTACGGAGAGGACTTGCAACTTGTTATTGTCGGCTATGTAAGGCCCGAG GCCAATTTCCCGTCACTCGAAACCCTGATAGCAAAGATTTACGAGGACAGAGAAATCGCAGAGAGAGCTCTCGATCTTCCCCTTTATTTAAAGTACAAGGAGGATGCATACTTGAAGAAAAGTTTGCAACACAGCTGCTAA